In the genome of candidate division KSB1 bacterium, one region contains:
- a CDS encoding arsenate reductase ArsC, whose translation MKQKILVLCTGNSCRSQMAEGYLRHLAGDRFEVTSAGLEPSVVNPKAIQVMQEDGVDISSHTSKDVVQFIGQKFDYIITVCDNAREHCPYFPGQAERIHWSFEDPAQAVGSEEEVLDVFRQVRDKIKSTLKQFIQELNA comes from the coding sequence ATGAAGCAAAAAATACTCGTGTTGTGCACTGGCAACTCGTGCCGCTCGCAGATGGCCGAGGGTTATTTGCGGCATCTGGCGGGTGACCGATTTGAAGTGACCAGCGCAGGATTGGAGCCGAGCGTGGTCAATCCGAAGGCTATTCAGGTGATGCAGGAGGATGGCGTGGATATTTCGAGCCATACCTCCAAAGATGTGGTGCAATTCATCGGGCAAAAGTTTGATTATATCATCACGGTTTGTGATAATGCCAGGGAACATTGTCCCTATTTTCCAGGCCAGGCGGAGCGGATTCATTGGAGCTTTGAGGATCCAGCCCAAGCAGTCGGTTCTGAAGAGGAAGTATTGGATGTGTTTCGTCAGGTGAGGGATAAAATTAAATCGACGTTAAAACAATTCATTCAAGAACTAAACGCATGA
- a CDS encoding metalloregulator ArsR/SmtB family transcription factor: MDKLVKIFKALGDWNRLRIVKMLQHRSLCVCEITSVLELATSTVSKHLSVLKEAEIIYDKKDGKWVDYHLATDPKNIFVTAFLPLITYWLADDEQVKADLEKLKSTDRVQLCKT; the protein is encoded by the coding sequence ATGGACAAGCTGGTCAAAATTTTCAAAGCATTGGGCGATTGGAATCGGCTGCGCATCGTGAAGATGCTGCAACACCGATCGCTGTGCGTATGCGAGATTACGTCGGTGCTCGAGCTGGCAACATCCACGGTTTCCAAGCATCTGAGCGTTTTAAAAGAGGCGGAAATTATTTACGACAAAAAGGATGGCAAGTGGGTGGATTATCATCTGGCCACTGATCCCAAAAATATTTTCGTCACCGCCTTCCTGCCGCTCATCACCTATTGGCTGGCCGATGACGAGCAGGTGAAAGCGGATCTGGAAAAATTGAAATCGACTGATCGGGTGCAATTGTGCAAAACGTAG